In the Cucurbita pepo subsp. pepo cultivar mu-cu-16 chromosome LG17, ASM280686v2, whole genome shotgun sequence genome, GGGACTCCTCCTAttaattctcaacaatcctcccctcgaacaaagtacactatcatgaggcctatggagctctcgaacaaagtacactctttgttcgatacttgagtcacttttgactacaccttcgaaaCTCACAAtatctttgttcgacattgtTAGgagcatgactctaatacaatgttaggaattactgatctccacaatggtatgatattgtctactttgagtataaactctcgtagctttgctttgaggTTCCCTTAAAGGCcacataccaatggagatgtattacTTATAATTGTcgtgatcattctctaaattagctaatgtggAACTTCTTTCTCATTAACCTTCATGGAACCATTGTTGTTAATATATTTCTTGATTCGGTATGCATTTGTGCAGAGAAGAGAGTGCATGATTGGAGGCCTTTCAAGAAGCCAAGAAACTCgattctttgtttctctcagtcccataattttttttcggGATTTGGCACGTCAATCGAAAAGGATATGGTTGTTCAAGTCAGCTAAGGCCTATAGTATAATCATTGCTCCAATTGGATTGTATGCAcaattttgtgtctatttTTCCCCAAGAGGGTGATGtatggaaattaaattttgggttttttttttttatatcaaggATCCAACTTAAgaacaacaataaaattttttggttaaatagACGATGAATATGATTATAGGGATAACATGTGAACCAATTGACAAGCAATGACAGCTCGACCTTAAGAGAAGTAATGATGTGACTATTAAAAGATTGTTGAGAGGAATCTCaggttggctaattaagggtttttcataagtttataagcaaatgatactatctctattgatacgagaccttttgggggaactaaaaacaaaaatatgagaagtttatgctcaaaggggataatatcatactattgtggaggttTGTAATTCCTAATAGTGACGAGTCTTCTTCAACATCATCTCATTATGGTGCCATTAGATCTAATGAGCTCACATTCTTCTacgatctctctctctctctctcttgacAACACCTTAGGCGATAGTGTGATCTATGCCTCATCAACATCATAATAGCACGCCTTTTTACCTTACACTCGCACAACTTCAGGTTTCTTGGCCAGCAATgtgggaggattgttgggagggagtcccacgttgctAATTTAacgaatgatcatgagtttacaagtaaggaatacatttaCATTGGCATGAGGTCTTTcaagaaagcccaaaacaaagctacAAAAGTTTATGcgggacaatatcatatctcCATTATagatttctcaattttttcacTTGGATCTAATGTTTTGTCTTTACATGTCATAACacatttttgtataatttacaACCATGGTCAAACCTAAAGCCTTCCTACGATTTTAGAGAAAGTCATGTAATTAAACcatattgtaaaaaaaaaatttgattagtGGTTAGgttatgtaaaattcattttatataaTCGAGTTGATTTCACagtttcatattatttttataaacaaatattctCATAGTTTAAGCTTTGTCACaccatataagaaaaatatacataatttttataacaCTAAGGCTTGCTACATTAATAGTTTAAtctcaaataaaaatgtaatacaACCATGCTTTGCTTTGGTTGTAATTATCActtaaaactttcaattcaTCAACTACACAACTCCTAAAATTAttgcaataaattaaaaaagctATCTTGTTTTCCAATTACATTACttcttgaaatattaatttttttaatcattcaatttataaatagaAGTAAAATATTTCATGGTTTATGTTTatgtaaatttattatataggATGTGATTACTCACATTTCTAATATAAACAGTTTTGATCAAATCGTTAAATCGTTTGTAACAATTATTAAATGGATCATATTAATAGTGGTACTAAGTTAAAAGACAACAAACTTGATTCatatactataaattttttaaattattatttaaatatgatcctctcgtatatttatatattatagtaATAACTctgaattttttagaaattaaattattaatcatGAGTGACATAACTATCAACCATCTTTCAAGGCTAACTTGATCTTTATTCTCGTTTTTGCAAATATGCTAACTTGGTCTATAgacttttatgaaaataagattatttgattcaacaaaaaaataacatataaaagTGTATAGACCTAAGGCATATAGAACccaaaatgattttttaaaaatcaaatattaaaatattaatttcgcCCATCTCAGTATCGATATAACCAAAaatcaagatttaaaatatcaattttgcCCATCTTGACATAACTTTAGCTCAGTTCTAAGTCGATATAGCCAAAAACCATAGTTTAAAATATCTATACAGCCCATCTTGATATTAATATGGCAAAAATTCATATAACCAAAAATGGTAAGATCTAGATATCAATATGATAGTTATGTTCTCGCAAATATGTTCAAaaatcacaaaagaaaaaaaaaaagaaaaatttactATGAGAATCTCTTCAAATGGGGTACATAAAGCATATACATAAAATTCATCATAGGCTATTTCCATAGATATCCAGGCATTAAAGACTTCAATTTGGATGACCTTCTCCTAATTCTATCAAGAGTAAAGGAATTTAACAGAGAACTTACGTAATTGTATCTAGGATAACAGGCCACAATGTTGCTCCATTCTCTGGTAAAGCAAACCATTGTTGTGTTCCAACGTGTCGACTTAAAGAACCAAACCAACTTGGTCACACCCAATGCACCATGGAAAAAAGCCTTTGGTTTCAGAGcaaatgaaaagtttatttCATCTACTCTGTCATCAAAACCTCCCCCCAAGCACTCCCTTCTCTGCACCAACAATAGCTTTAGTATCAATCACAACTTTAGATATTAGATTATCTAAGTATAGATAGAACCGGTAAAGGATGGTTAGGAGAAAGTCacacattgactaattaaggagATGGGATCAcaagtttataagtaaagaatacatttcTATTCATACGAGGttttttggaaaaaccaaaagtaaaatcaTATAAGAGCTTATACTCTAAtcagataatatcataccactgtggagaTCCGTGTATTTAGGAACATATGCAATTCACCGTAATGACTATATATGTATTTAGGAACATATGCAATTCATGAATGTTGTAATTTATAGTACCTGTGCAGTAAGAACAGTCACCCCAGTAATCTCCCCTGTACGTGTTTTTTCATAAAAGATGACTTGTGAAGTCGATGCAGTAGCAAAAACTGTTGCAGAGGATGGATTCATTAATCTATGTATATGTTAAGTGCACATATGAGGAAGAGAAGTTGAGTTACTTGTTCCATTTTGGTCAGATAATCGTGTTGCTATCTCTCTCAGCTTTGCTGCATCAACTGCCACAAACAAATTCAGATCGAATTTGCTCACTGTCATATCTTGGGGAGGCATCGCCCCCAATAAAGCGAGAGAGCGAAACTCTCCATCCCCTGAAATCAAATTATAGCAATTAAGAACTCGAATCAGGTAAAACAATCTCAAATTGATTAGTTTGATACTCTAATCGAAATGCTAACTTAGGGCTTTTTTCTCATTCAACTCATACGTGATATTCGcttaaattgaagaaatcaaattataacAATTAAGAACTCGAATCAGGTAAAACAATCTCGAATTGATGAGTTTGATACTCTCATCGAAATGCTAATTTAGGGCTTTTTTTCTCATTCAATTCATAACAGTTCGATTAATCGTCTTTGctcaaattgaagaaatcaaatcaaaccaaacaaattatGGATCATAAGAAGAACTACAACACAATACAATGAGAATCAAGATTCTTATTAGGAAATGAAAATGTGAAAGGAAACAGAACGTACTAGTTAAAGAAATAAGGCTGGCGGATGAGACGACACTCGGAACAAGAATGGTCAAGAAAAGATCGTCTTCCAAGATAATCTGAGAGAGTTCTTGAAGATCGATGTTGAGATTGTAATTGCCATCGCGAGCGGAGAAGATGGTGAAGAATGGATCGAACATTTGGAAGGCTGCAACCAAGAAATGGGATTCATCGGAATATGAGACAGTGAGGGACACCGAGAATTTGGAGCATCGGAGATTGGCAATGTTAGAAAGGGGAAGAAGTTGGACGATGGAGCTCCTCAGTTCACCCAATCCAAGAATCTGAAGCGTAAACATGGTGGGAGAGACTGAACCAGAAATGGCGGGGAGGTTCAAACTTCAACCACGTTTCATCTCCTTTTATATGTACAAACAAACACGTGCGTTGCACGGAatcttgtaattttaatttacacctaaaatagtttcatttttttttaaagcaatatttatgaaaattgtatttatttttccttattcctccgaaatatttgaattattaatcaaattaaaaaataaaataataatagttaattttaaataatgtaaaataagtctaaccaaataaaaattgacaTAAGGATTACTTAgaagaaattttataaaataaagaacacTAATTATTTGGCATTTTATTatgtaagaaaattatttattattagaagAAATGTGTATCCAATAAATGAAGGAAATTCATTTACAACTAAggtttaaaaattagaaattactCATCTTAATTTACTGTCATAGATATTTACATGTGTTGCATTAActatcttattttaaattcaaatttacaattttgaaattatcaaTTTCAGTCCACCAACAAAGCTAACATTATTATCTCTGTatctctatatttattttaatgggttaaaaatatatttatattaagcaTGGATGAAAACGAGAACGGGTAGAGCGGAGAATTGGGCTAGGACGAAAAATATAATCCTGTCACCAACTCCATTTatttaacaagaaaaaaatgttatcCGCTTCCTTTTCCATTCTCTTCTAATTTGGAGTGAGTTCCCTCAAATAAAATGAACagaaaatctaaaaagttaaaaaattgagatgatgaagttttaatcatgaatgaatgaacaaatgatagaagagaaaaaatatggagaatgaaagaatgaaCATATTGGTAATATACTTATATGCACATTTGACTGCCATTCTAATAGCTTCGTCCAATTCTATTTGGGGGAGAGAAGGAAAGTAAAAGACTTCTTCTAAAGTTGTTCCCAGCGATCTTGTGGGTTACTGGCCACAATGTTGGTCCAATACCCAGTCTCGAATACCACTAAAGTGTTCTTCTCAGTTGACCCATAGAAATACACCATCTTGTCAAGCTGTGATGCTCGGATGAAAAATTGCAACGGTATCACACTCACTTCAAATCGGACTCCACCGCCCAATGTTCCTTCAACTCTGCACCGGTTCCCCTGGCATACAAGTATGATATATTTGATCATTTTTCGGTATTCTTGACCAAATCTTCATTTCTAGGCTCCTAAATTAGTTCCTAAAAGATTAAGTCTATAGATCTTCATATATTAGATCATTTATTTGCATTGTAAACACTCAATTTATGAGCTTGGAAATCATGATACAGTTGAACAAGAGCCTATCGATGTTaatcaagaaagaaataaCATACGAAAAGTTCAAACATAGAACATGAGTCCATTTGGCCTAAAATGTAACAAGTGATTATCAATATCGAGGAAAGAAAGTATgcaataaaaatttgaacacatgattgttgagaattgtcgGGAGGAAGTCCCACGTTgcctaatttagggaataatcatgggtttataagtaaagaatatatctccattggtacgaggctttttggagaaacccaaagcaaatccatgagaggttatgctcaaagtggacaataccatatcattgtagagagtcgtgattcctaacatggcaTCGGAGTCAtgtccttaacttagccatgttaatattatcctcaaatgttgaacaaagggtgtactttgttcgaggactccagggAAGGAGTTgggcctcgattaaggggaggctctaCTGTTGAGAATTGTCGAGAGGGAATCCCTACAtgggctaatttagggaataataaggaatacatcttcattggtacgtgACCTTTTGGGGCTTTATTGGTATGtgaccttttgggaaagcccaaagcaaagacatgagagctcatgctcaaagtgtacaatatcatatcattgcgGAAAGTTGTAattcctaacatagtatcagagtcatgcccttagtttagccatatcaatagaatcctccggtgtcgaacaaagggtgtactttgttctagGACTCCAGGGAAGGAGTTGGGCCTCGATTAAgtggaggctctatagtgtactttgttcgaggggaggattgttgaggattgtcgGGAGGGAGTCCCCACATGGGCTAATTTAGCGAATaataaggaatatatctctattggtacggtacgtggccttttgggaagcccaaaacaaagccatgagagcttatgctcaaagtgtacaatatcatatcattgtagaaagtcgtgattcctaatagtGATCTCTCATATAAtcgtttctttttattcttaagaAAAGCCCATGAAAGGAATGGTTTCAATTCAGACACTTGAAAAGTATCCTCAACTACCAAGGGATAAATATAGTGTACCTCAACAGGAATCACAAAATCCATCTGTGCAGCATAGAATTTCACTTCTGAATCCTTTGCAGTAACCGAGACTGTTCCAGAAGACAAGCTTTCATAAACTTACAAGAAGGAAGATAAGCAAATAAACGTAAAACTCCATAAGGGGAGAAGAAATTGATTTACTTTTAGTACTGAAGGCAGATAATCTTGTTGCAACGTCTCTGAACCATTCTGCGTTAACGGCCACAAATAGTCCGCCGGCCATTGAGGCCACTTGAATATTTAGGGGAGGTCCCATCTGCATCGGAGAGCAATATTCCAAATGCCCAACGCCTGAAATCAATACCAACAATTACGACCTAGATTCAAGAAAGACGAAGAAACGGAAATCAACACAATCTTGTAATTGACAGGTTTAACCAAATCTAATCTAATCGAATCGGAACTTTAGGGCTTTTGTTTACAATCAATCCAATTCCTACACGAGATCCATTCCCAAGCACAAtcgaagaaaaacaaaaccctaaaaataaaCGCGATTGAAATTTCCCCTGaatctaaaaattacaaacaaGAAATCGCAGATTcatcaagaaaaa is a window encoding:
- the LOC111779246 gene encoding uncharacterized protein LOC111779246, which produces MFTLQILGLGELRSSIVQLLPLSNIANLRCSKFSVSLTVSYSDESHFLVAAFQMFDPFFTIFSARDGNYNLNIDLQELSQIILEDDLFLTILVPSVVSSASLISLTRDGEFRSLALLGAMPPQDMTVSKFDLNLFVAVDAAKLREIATRLSDQNGTIFATASTSQVIFYEKTRTGEITGVTVLTAQRRECLGGGFDDRVDEINFSFALKPKAFFHGALGVTKLVWFFKSTRWNTTMVCFTREWSNIVACYPRYNYVSSLLNSFTLDRIRRRSSKLKSLMPGYLWK
- the LOC111778309 gene encoding uncharacterized protein LOC111778309, which codes for MLTIQVAEVEVLKNNLLPLLQISHHADFRFSRSTVSFTVAGSHNSSLIFARLEVFHPFFILLSSNHPREFHSCIQIDSLFLATFITGTDDRLLTIFMPDDHTFSNLVFTTCVGHLEYCSPMQMGPPLNIQVASMAGGLFVAVNAEWFRDVATRLSAFSTKISVTAKDSEVKFYAAQMDFVIPVEGNRCRVEGTLGGGVRFEVSVIPLQFFIRASQLDKMVYFYGSTEKNTLVVFETGYWTNIVASNPQDRWEQL